A stretch of Camelina sativa cultivar DH55 chromosome 18, Cs, whole genome shotgun sequence DNA encodes these proteins:
- the LOC104762295 gene encoding staphylococcal nuclease domain-containing protein 1, which produces MATVAATENQWLKGRVKAVTSGDCLVITALTHTRSGPPPEKTITLSSLMAPKLARRGGIDEAFAWESREFLRKLCIGKEVAFKVDYKVEAIAGREFGSVYLGNENVAKLVVQNGWAKVRAPGQQNQDKVSPYISELLLLEEQAQQEGLGRWSKVPGASEASIRNLPPSAVGDSGNFDAMGLLAASKGKPMEGIVEQVRDGSTIRVYLLPEFQFVQVFVAGLQAPSMGRRQSTQEAVVEPDVTATPNGDASAGPLTSAQRLAASAASSSVEVSSDPFAMEAKYFTELRVLNRDVRIVLEGVDKFNNLIGSVYYSEGETVKDLGLELIENGLAKYVEWSANMLEEEAKKKLKAVELQCKKNRVKMWANYVPPASNSKAIHDQNFTGKVVEVVSGDCLVVADDAIPFGSPMAERRVCLSSIRSPKMGNPRREEKPAPYAREAKEFLRQKLIGKQVIVQMEYSRKVIPGDGVATSGAAERVMDFGSVFLPSPTKADTDVAAAATPGVNIAELIISRGLGNVVRHRDFEERSNHYDALLAAEARAIAGKKGIQSAKDSPAMHITDLTVASAKKAKDFLPSLHRSRRISAVVEYVLSGHRFKLYIPKETCSIAFAFSGVRCPGRGEPYSEEAIALMRRKIMQRDVEIEVETVDRTGTFLGSMWEGKTNAGTYLLEAGVAKMQTGFGADRIPEAHILEQSERSAKNQKLKIWENYVEGEEVVNGNSTVETRQKETLKVVVTEVLGGGRFYVQSVGDQKVASIQNQLASLSLKDAPIIGSFNPRKGDIVLAQFSLDNSWNRAMIVNGPRGAVQSPDEKFEVFYINYGNQETVPYSAIRPVDPSVSSAPGLAQLCRLAYMKVPSLEEDFGPEAGEYLHTVTLGSGKEFKAVVEERDTSGGKVKGQGTGTELAVTLIAVDDEISVNAAMLQEGIARIEKRRKWEPKDKKAALDALEKYQDEARKSRAGIWQYGDIQSDDEDSVPVRKPGRG; this is translated from the exons ATGGCGACTGTGGCAGCAACTGAGAACCAGTGGCTCAAAGGGAGAGTTAAGGCTGTTACCTCCGGAGACTGCTTGGTCATCACTGCTTTGACCCACACCAGATCTGGCCCACCTCCTGAAAAGACCATCACTCTTTCCTCTCTTATGGCTCCTAAGCTG GCTCGCAGGGGAGGTATAGATGAGGCTTTTGCATGGGAAAGCAGAGAGTTTCTGAGGAAGCTTTGTATTGGAAAG gaggTTGCTTTCAAAGTGGATTACAAAGTGGAAGCTATTGCTGGAAGAGAATTTGGCTCGGTTTACCTTGGCAACGAAAATGTTGCTAAGCTTGTTGTTCAAAACGGCTGGGCAAAG GTCAGAGCGCCAGGTCAGCAGAATCAGGATAAGGTCAGTCCTTACATTTCAGAGCTGTTACTGCTTGAAGAGCAGGCTCAGCAGGAAGGGCTTGGTCGTTGGAGCAAG GTTCCTGGTGCTTCTGAGGCATCTATCAGAAATCTTCCTCCTTCTGCCGTTGGGGATTCTGGGAATTTTGATGCCATGGGTCTTTTAGCCGCAAGTAAAGGCAAGCCCATGGAAGGTATCGTTGAGCAAGTCCGTGATGGCAGTACCATCCGGGTTTATCTTCTTCCGGAGTTTCAGTTTGTGCAAGTATTTGTTGCTGGACTCCAG GCTCCCTCGATGGGAAGGAGACAATCTACACAAGAAGCTGTTGTTGAGCCAGATGTTACAGCAACTCCAAATGGAGATGCTTCTGCTGGTCCTCTAACATCAGCTCAGAGACTCGCTGCCTCAGCAGCATCATCGTCCGTTGAGGTTTCCTCTGACCCTTTTGCAATGGAAGCCAAGTACTTTACTGAGCTCCGTGTGCTTAATAGAGAT GTTCGCATTGTTCTTGAAGGCGTGGACAAATTCAACAATCTGATTGGGTCAGTTTACTATTCTGAGGGAGAAACAGTAAAAGACTTGGGTTTGGAGCTTATTGAAAAT GGCCTTGCCAAGTATGTTGAGTGGAGTGCCAACATGTTGGAGGAAGAAGCTAAAAAGAAGCTGAAAGCTGTTGAACTTCAATGCAAGAAAAACCGGGTTAAAATGTGGGCAAACTATGTCCCTCCAGCTTCCAACTCTAAGGCTATTCATGATCAGAACTTTACCGGAAAG GTAGTGGAAGTTGTGAGTGGGGATTGCTTGGTAGTTGCTGATGATGCTATCCCATTCGGGAGCCCAATGGCAGAGCGCCGAGTTTGTCTTTCGAGTATTAGGTCTCCTAAAATGGGAAACCCACGCAGAGAGGAGAAACCTGCCCCATATGCACGGGAAGCCAAGGAGTTTCTGAGACAAAAGCTTATTGGAAAGCAG GTTATCGTTCAAATGGAATACTCAAGGAAGGTCATCCCAGGTGATGGTGTTGCTACATCTGGAGCTGCTGAGAGGGTCATGGATTTTGGCTCAGTATTCCTTCCATCTCCTACCAAAGCGGATACAGATGTAGCAGCTGCAGCAACTCCTGGAGTGAATATTGCTGAACTCATTATTTCCCGTGGGTTAGGGAATGTTGTTAGACATCGGGACTTTGAAGAGAGGTCAAACCATTACGACGCTCTCCTGGCTGCTGAAGCTCGTGCCATTGCTGGCAAGAAGGGGATCCAATCTGCAAAGGATTCTCCAGCCATGCACATTACAGACCTGACTGTGGCCTCGGCCAAGAAGGCTAAAGATTTCCTGCCATCCCTGCACAGAAGCAGGAGAATATCTGCAGTTGTGGAGTATGTCCTGAGTGGACATCGGTTCAAGCTATACATCCCAAAGGAAACGTGCAGTATTGCCTTTGCATTCTCTGGTGTCAGATGTCCTGGTCGTGGCGAACCTTATTCAGAAGAAGCTATTGCTTTAATGAGACGTAAGATCATGCAGAGAGATGTCGAG ATCGAAGTTGAAACTGTGGATAGAACCGGTACCTTTTTGGGATCAATGTGGGAAGGAAAGACCAATGCAGGAACATATCTTCTTGAAGCTGGCGTGGCGAAAATGCAGACTGGCTTTGGTGCAGACAGGATTCCCGAAGCTCATATTCTTGAACAGTCAGAGCGATCTGCTAAAAATCAGAAACTGAAG ATTTGGGAAAACTATGTTGAAGGAGAGGAAGTCGTAAACGGTAACTCTACAGTAGAAACCAGACAGAAGGAAACATTAAAG GTTGTTGTTACGGAAGTACTTGGAGGCGGTCGATTCTATGTTCAGTCGGTTGGCGATCAAAAAGTAGCTTCGATTCAGAACCAGCTTGCATCTTTGAGTCTTAAAGACGCTCCCATTATTGGATCCTTCAATCCTAGGAAGGGTGACATCGTCCTTGCACAGTTTAGCCTGGATAACTCCTGGAATCGTGCAATG ATTGTTAACGGACCTCGAGGAGCAGTTCAGTCTCCGGATGAAAAGTTTGAAGTGTTCTACATCAATTATGGGAACCAAGAAACAGTTCCATACAGTGCAATTCGTCCTGTCGACCCTTCAGTATCTTCAGCACCAGGGCTCGCACAGCTCTGCAGACTTGCCTACATGAAAGTTCCAAGCCTGGAAGAGGACTTTGGTCCTGAAGCCGGAGAGTATTTGCATACGGTAACACTGGGTAGTGGTAAAGAGTTCAAGGCAGTGGTAGAGGAAAGAGATACTTCAGGAGGCAAAGTGAAAGGCCAAGGAACTGGAACCGAGCTTGCTGTAACTCTTATTGCTGTCGATGATGAGATATCTGTGAATGCAGCAATGCTTCAG GAAGGAATAGCGAGGATAGAGAAACGCAGGAAATGGGAACCGAAAGACAAGAAAGCAGCTCTTGATGCTCTTGAGAAGTACCAAGACGAAGCTCGCAAATCTAGGGCCGGAATCTGGCAGTACGGAGACATCCAGTCTGATGATGAGGACAGTGTTCCGGTCAGGAAACCGGGTCGCGGCTAG
- the LOC104762298 gene encoding calnexin homolog 1: MREQQLSSVLLLLLAFVSFQKLCYCDDQTVLYESFDEAFDGRWIVSKNGEYEGVWKHAKSEGHEDYGLLVSEKARKYGIVKELDEPLNLKEGTVVLQYEVRFQEGLECGGAYLKYLRPQEAGWTPQGFDSESPYSIMFGPDKCGATNKVHFILKHKNPKSGEYVEHHLKFSPSVPYDKLSHVYTAILKPDNEVRILVDGEEKKKANLLSGEDFEPALIPAKTIPDPEDKKPEDWDERAKIPDPNAVKPEDWDEDAPMEIEDEEAEKPEGWLDDEPEEVDDPEATKPEDWDDEEDGMWEAPKIDNPKCEAGPGCGEWKRPMKKNPAYKGKWSSPLIDNPAYKGIWKPRDIPNPDYFELDRPDYEPIAAIGIEIWTMQDGILFDNILIAKDEKVAETYRQTTWKPKFDVEKEKQKAEEEAAGSADGLKSYQKFVFDLLNKVADLSFLSAYKSKITELIEQAEQKPNLTIGVLVSIVVVIFSLFVKLIFGGKKAAAPVEKKKPEVAESSKSEDEAEKKEETAAPRKRQPRRDN; this comes from the exons ATGAGAGAACAGCAACTATCTTCCGTCCTTTTGCTTCTCTTAGCTTTCGTTTCGTTCCAGAAGCTTTGCTACTGTGACGATCAAACG GTTCTCTATGAATCGTTTGATGAGGCGTTTGATGGTCGCTGGATCGTTTCGAAGAATGGTGAATACGAAG GTGTATGGAAGCATGCAAAGAGCGAGGGACATGAAGATTATGGACTTCTCGTTAGCGAGAAGGCTAGGAAATATGGAATTGTAAAGGAGCTTGACGAGCCTCTAAACCTCAAGGAAGGAACTGTTGTTCTTCAGTATGAGGTTCGTTTCCAGGAAGGGCTTGAGTGTGGTGGTGCCTACTTGAAGTACCTCCGCCCTCAGGAAGCTGGATGGACACCACAGGGATTCGATAGTGAATCTCCTTACTCCATTATGTTTGGGCCAGACAAGTGTGGAGCCACAAACAAAGTGCATTTCATCTTGAAGCACAAGAACCCCAAGAGTGGCGAGTACGTTGAGCACCATCTTAAGTTCTCTCCCTCTGTTCCTTATGACAAGCTTTCCCATGTCTACACTGCCATCTTGAAACCCGACAATGAGGTTAGAATTTTGGTTGatggagaggagaagaagaaggccaATTTACTCTCTGGTGAAGACTTTGAGCCTGCATTGATCCCTGCCAAGACTATCCCTGACCCTGAAGACAAGAAGCCAGAAGACTGGGATGAGAGAGCCAAGATTCCCGACCCAAATGCTGTGAAGCCTGAAGATTGGGACGAGGATGCACCCATGGAGATTGAAGATGAGGAAGCTGAGAAACCCGAAGGATGGTTGGATGATGAGCCTGAGGAGGTCGATGACCCCGAAGCAACCAAGCCTGAAGATTgggatgatgaggaagatggtATGTGGGAGGCTCCTAAGATTGACAACCCCAAGTGTGAAGCAGGACCCGGTTGTGGTGAATGGAAGAGACCAATGAAGAAGAATCCTGCTTACAAGGGAAAATGGAGTTCGCCTCTTATCGATAACCCAGCTTACAAAGGAATCTGGAAACCCAGAGATATCCCTAACCCTGACTACTTTGAGCTAGACAGACCAGATTATGAACCCATTGCAGCCATCGGTATAGAGATCTGGACAATGCAAGATGGTATCTTGTTCGACAACATCTTGATAGCTAAAGACGAGAAGGTCGCTGAGACTTACAGACAGACAACATGGAAACCCAAATTCGAtgttgagaaagagaaacaaaaggcagaagaagaagctgctggCTCTGCGGATGGTCTTAAGAGCTACCAG AAGTTTGTATTTGACCTCTTGAACAAGGTTGCGGATTTATCTTTCCTAAGTGCCTACAAGTCTAAGATCACA GAACTTATTGAGCAAGCTGAGCAAAAACCAAACTTAACAATTGGTGTTCTCGTCTCCATTGTGGTTGTTATTTTCTCGCTCTTCGTCAAGCTTATCTTCGGTggcaaaaag GCAGCTGCACCCgtggaaaagaagaaaccagAAGTAGCAGAGAGTTCAAAGAGTGAGGATGAGgcagagaagaaggaagaaaccGCAGCGCCACGCAAAAGGCAACCGAGACGTGATAATTAG
- the LOC104762291 gene encoding germin-like protein subfamily 3 member 4: MKTFVVIMFCAIISSVSPDPDNMQDTCPTAPGEQSTFFINGYPCKNPTIINAQDFKSSKLTVAGDTNNYLQSNVTLLTALEFPGLNTLGLSVSRMDLERDGTVPFHSHPRSSELLFVVSGVVFAGFVDTNNKIFQTVLRKGDVFVFPKGLLHFCLSGGFERATALSFYNSQNPGVVTIGGVFGIDQEHIKNMMRSLATGSGSLVTDGDEL, from the coding sequence ATGAAAACTTTCGTGGTGATTATGTTTTGTGCGATCATCTCATCTGTATCCCCGGATCCGGACAATATGCAGGACACGTGTCCGACGGCTCCGGGAGAGCAAAGCACCTTCTTCATCAATGGATATCCTTGCAAGAACCCGACCATAATCAACGCTCAAGATTTCAAGTCAAGTAAACTTACAGTAGCTGGAGACACAAACAACTATCTTCAGTCCAACGTCACATTGCTCACCGCACTAGAGTTTCCAGGTCTAAACACTCTCGGCCTCTCAGTCTCTCGCATGGACCTCGAAAGGGATGGAACTGTGCCGTTCCATTCACATCCGAGGTCATCCGAGTTGCTCTTTGTGGTCAGTGGAGTCGTGTTTGCTGGATTTGTGGATACCAACAACAAGATTTTTCAGACTGTTCTGCGAAAAGGCGATGTTTTTGTCTTCCCCAAAGGATTGCTTCATTTCTGCTTAAGCGGTGGTTTCGAACGAGCCACTGCTCTCTCGTTTTACAATAGCCAGAATCCTGGAGTCGTTACTATTGGAGGAGTTTTTGGGATCGATCAAGAGCATATAAAGAACATGATGAGGTCATTAGCTACTGGCTCTGGCTCTCTAGTCACGGACGGTGATGAGCTTTAG
- the LOC104762294 gene encoding peter Pan-like protein isoform X2, which yields MGRFKNNKKSRVIVKPISKKNQEDVSHVTGDKIPKSFVFSRMKLPPSVRQLQMDLRKLMLPYTALSLKEKKRNTLRDFLNVSGPMGVTHFLMLSKTASALNLRVARTPQGPTLTFKIHQYSLASDVAQSQTRPRCPQDLFKSPPLIVLSGFGSQELHLKLATIMFQNIFPSIDINTVKLSTCQRLVLLNYNKDTKLIDFRHYSIRLQPVGVSRRIRKFVQNHQVPDLRNLQDVSDFVTKAGYGSESEGDEEAATVTLSSDLGRVNKGATKSAVKLQEIGPRMTMQLVKVEEGLCTGGIIFSEYVCFFRKCGWKEGKREEEKG from the exons ATGGGTCGTTTCAAAAAC AATAAGAAGAGTAGGGTGATTGTGAAGCCTATATCGAAGAAGAATCAAGAGGATGTTAGTCATGTCACTGGTGATAAGATTCCCAAGAGTTTTGTCTTTTCTAGGATGAAACTCCCTCCCTCTGTTAGACAACTTCAGATGGATTTGAGGAAGCTTATGCTTCCCTACACTGCTCTCAGTCTTAAG GAGAAGAAGCGAAACACTTTAAGAGACTTTTTGAATGTCTCAGGTCCAATGGGTGTTACTCATTTCCTTATGCTTTCGAAAACTGCGTCTGCTCTGAATCTAAGAGTAGCGAGAACACCTCAGGGACCTACACTTACTTTTAAAATTCATCAGTATTCCTTAGCTTCAGATGTAGCTCAGTCCCAGACTCGGCCTAGATGTCCTCAAGATCTTTTCAAGAGTCCCCCTTTG ATTGTCCTTTCTGGATTCGGTTCTCAGGAGTTGCATCTGAAACTGGCCACGATTATGTTTCAGAACATATTCCCATCTATTGATATTAACACT GTCAAGCTCTCCACATGCCAGAGACTAGTACTCTTGAACTACAACAAAGACACAAAGCTCATTGATTTCCGCCATTATTCTATAAGACTTCAGCCTGTTGGAGTGTCTCGCAGGATCAGAAAATTTGTGCAAAATCATCAGGTTCCTGATCTTAGGAATCTCCAGGATGTTAGTGATTTTGTTACCAA GGCTGGTTACGGATCAGAGagtgaaggagatgaagaagcagcAACGGTGACACTATCATCTGATCTAGGTCGAGTTAACAAAGGTGCCACAAAGAGCGCAGTGAAACTGCAAGAAATTGGACCGAGAATGACTATGCAACTCGTTAAAGTTGAAGAAGGGTTGTGTACAGGAGGAATCATTTTCAGCGAATATG TTTGTTTTTTCAGAAAATGTGGATGGAAAGAAGGAAAacgtgaagaagaaaaaggatga
- the LOC104762297 gene encoding pentatricopeptide repeat-containing protein At5g61800 produces MARMIKSSNCLYLLKLCKTLKHLHQFHAQFITCGRISNDFNKNSVFANVLFAITSVAPTLSNSSSASSNMVVSYATSVFRFITSPSTFCFNTIIRIYTLNHDPSLSSQRFFVEMRRRSVPPDFYTFPFVFKACAAKKDCDLTFVKTLHCQALRFGLLSDLFTLNTLIRVYSSTASIDSALKLFDENPQRDVVTYNVLIDGLVKGREIVRARELFDSMPFRDLVSWNSLIAGYAQMNQCREAINLFDKMIDLGLKPDNVAIVSTLSACAQSGDLEKGKAIHDYTKRNRLFVDSFLATGLVDFYAKCGFIDIAMEIFELCSEKTLFTWNAMITGLAMHGYGELTVDYFRKMVSSGIKPDGVSFISVLVGCSHSGLVDEARNLFDEMGSLHYINRELKHYGCMADLLGRAGLIEEAAEMIEQMPNDGGKREKLLAWSGLLGGCRIHGNIQVAEKAAKRVKALCPEDGGVYKVMVEMYANAERWEDVVKVREVIERDTKVKKNAGFSKILS; encoded by the coding sequence ATGGCCCGAATGATAAAGTCTAGTAATTGTTTATATCTCTTGAAGCTgtgtaaaaccctaaaacatctGCATCAGTTTCACGCCCAATTCATCACTTGCGGCCGAATCTCAAATGATTTCAACAAGAACTCTGTTTTCGCCAATGTCCTCTTCGCCATCACCTCCGTCGCACCGACTTTATCGAACTCTTCGTCGGCGTCGTCAAATATGGTCGTGAGCTACGCGACTTCGGTTTTCAGATTCATCACAAGCCCGTCAACGTTTTGCTTCAATACCATCATTAGGATTTATACACTGAATCATGATCCGTCTCTGTCTTCTCAACGTTTCTTCGTCGAGATGCGACGTCGCTCTGTTCCTCCAGATTTCTACACTTTCCCTTTCGTGTTCAAGGCTTGTGCAGCAAAGAAGGACTGTGATCTTACATTCGTAAAGACGCTGCATTGTCAAGCTTTGAGATTCGGTTTGTTGTCTGATTTGTTCACTTTGAATACTCTGATTCGTGTTTACTCTTCTACTGCTTCAATCGATAGTGCATTGAAGCTGTTCGACGAAAATCCCCAAAGAGATGTTGTTACGTACAATGTGTTGATCGATGGGTTAGTGAAGGGCCGTGAGATTGTTCGTGCAAGGGAGTTGTTTGATTCAATGCCCTTTCGTGATTTGGTTTCGTGGAATAGTCTCATTGCTGGCTATGCGCAAATGAATCAATGCAGAGAAGCGATCAACCTCTTTGACAAAATGATTGATTTGGGTTTAAAACCTGATAACGTCGCCATTGTTTCAACTCTCTCAGCTTGTGCTCAATCAGGGGATTTAGAGAAGGGGAAAGCTATTCATGATTACACGAAAAGGAACAGACTTTTTGTTGATTCGTTCTTAGCTACTGGATTGGTTGATTTCTATGCAAAATGTGGTTTCATCGATATAGCAATGGAGATCTTCGAGTTATGTTCAGAGAAAACTTTATTCACATGGAATGCAATGATCACTGGTCTTGCGATGCATGGTTATGGCGAGCTAACGGTTGATTACTTCCGTAAGATGGTTAGTTCTGGTATCAAACCGGATGGAGTAAGCTTCATAAGCGTTTTAGTGGGTTGTAGCCATTCTGGTCTAGTTGATGAAGCTAGGAACCTTTTCGACGAAATGGGATCTTTGCATTATATTAATAGAGAGCTGAAACATTACGGTTGTATGGCGGATTTGCTTGGAAGAGCAGGGCTGATCGAAGAAGCAGCGGAAATGATCGAGCAAATGCCTAATGATGGaggtaaaagagagaaactatTAGCATGGAGCGGTTTGTTGGGGGGATGTAGAATCCACGGGAACATACAGGTCGCAGAGAAAGCTGCAAAACGAGTCAAGGCGTTGTGTCCTGAGGATGGAGGAGTGTATAAAGTTATGGTGGAGATGTATGCAAATGCAGAGAGATGGGAGGATGTGGTTAAGGTTAGGGAAGTGATTGAAAGAGATAcgaaagtgaagaagaatgCTGGATTTAGTAAAATTTTGTCTTAG
- the LOC104762294 gene encoding peter Pan-like protein isoform X1: MGRFKNNKKSRVIVKPISKKNQEDVSHVTGDKIPKSFVFSRMKLPPSVRQLQMDLRKLMLPYTALSLKEKKRNTLRDFLNVSGPMGVTHFLMLSKTASALNLRVARTPQGPTLTFKIHQYSLASDVAQSQTRPRCPQDLFKSPPLIVLSGFGSQELHLKLATIMFQNIFPSIDINTVKLSTCQRLVLLNYNKDTKLIDFRHYSIRLQPVGVSRRIRKFVQNHQVPDLRNLQDVSDFVTKAGYGSESEGDEEAATVTLSSDLGRVNKGATKSAVKLQEIGPRMTMQLVKVEEGLCTGGIIFSEYENVDGKKENVKKKKDEEADDEEEEDSEEEEEGGEGSEEDGEGMDEDFED, translated from the exons ATGGGTCGTTTCAAAAAC AATAAGAAGAGTAGGGTGATTGTGAAGCCTATATCGAAGAAGAATCAAGAGGATGTTAGTCATGTCACTGGTGATAAGATTCCCAAGAGTTTTGTCTTTTCTAGGATGAAACTCCCTCCCTCTGTTAGACAACTTCAGATGGATTTGAGGAAGCTTATGCTTCCCTACACTGCTCTCAGTCTTAAG GAGAAGAAGCGAAACACTTTAAGAGACTTTTTGAATGTCTCAGGTCCAATGGGTGTTACTCATTTCCTTATGCTTTCGAAAACTGCGTCTGCTCTGAATCTAAGAGTAGCGAGAACACCTCAGGGACCTACACTTACTTTTAAAATTCATCAGTATTCCTTAGCTTCAGATGTAGCTCAGTCCCAGACTCGGCCTAGATGTCCTCAAGATCTTTTCAAGAGTCCCCCTTTG ATTGTCCTTTCTGGATTCGGTTCTCAGGAGTTGCATCTGAAACTGGCCACGATTATGTTTCAGAACATATTCCCATCTATTGATATTAACACT GTCAAGCTCTCCACATGCCAGAGACTAGTACTCTTGAACTACAACAAAGACACAAAGCTCATTGATTTCCGCCATTATTCTATAAGACTTCAGCCTGTTGGAGTGTCTCGCAGGATCAGAAAATTTGTGCAAAATCATCAGGTTCCTGATCTTAGGAATCTCCAGGATGTTAGTGATTTTGTTACCAA GGCTGGTTACGGATCAGAGagtgaaggagatgaagaagcagcAACGGTGACACTATCATCTGATCTAGGTCGAGTTAACAAAGGTGCCACAAAGAGCGCAGTGAAACTGCAAGAAATTGGACCGAGAATGACTATGCAACTCGTTAAAGTTGAAGAAGGGTTGTGTACAGGAGGAATCATTTTCAGCGAATATG AAAATGTGGATGGAAAGAAGGAAAacgtgaagaagaaaaaggatgaagaggctgatgatgaagaagaagaagatagtgaagaagaagaagaaggtggagagGGTAGTGAAGAAGATGGGGAAGGCATGgatgaagattttgaagattGA